GGTGTTTATAGTAGGGCTTTTGTTTGCTGCAAGAACTGTAAAACACTTGCGTTCAAAAAAGCTTAAAAACATTGCAAGCGGAGTGCTTATTGGTCTTGCAACAGTCTTGCTGCACAATATCGTTGAAAACATCTTTGAAGTTCCAATGATGACAACATATTTCTGGCTGTTTTTGGGATTTTTGTTTGCTCTCAAATCAGCAGAAGACAAAAGCCAAATTTTTGAGCAAAGCAATATTTACAACAATGGGGGAAGCTAAAAGATGCCATTTGACGGAGTTGTTCTAAGTGCCCTTAAAAAAGAATTAATCTCAGAGCTTGTAGATGGTAAAGTTGAAAGAATATATCAACCAAATCAGTTTGAAGTAAACCTCTATATTTACAAGCTCGGCAAAATAAAAAAACTCATTATCTCTGCAAATCCTTCTCTTCCAAGGATATATATCACAGAAAGGCAAAAGAAAAACCCAGAAGTTGCTCCAAATTTCTGCATGATTTTGCGCAAGAACTTGCTCGGAGCAAGGCTTATCGGAATTTATCAGGAAGGGTTAGAAAGAATTTTGAAAATAGAGTTTGAGACAAAGAGTGAGCTGGGTGACACAGAAGTAAAGTATCTTATATTTGAGTTGATGGGAAGGCACAGCAATATATTCCTGGTAGATTCCAATTACAAAATCATTGATGCGATAAAAAGGCTGTCATTTGAAGACTCACCAAGACCAATTCTACCTGGAGTCAAATACACATTGCCTCCAGTTTTGACAAAGAAAAATCCTATTGAAGTTTCGTTTGATGAATTTGTCTCTTTTTTTAAATCCTCAAACAAAAGTCCAGAAAATATACTGACTGATAATCTTTCAGGAATTAGCAAACAGTTTGCTAATGAAGTTATCTTGCGTGCACAAGTTTTTGAAAAAAGTCTTGAAAATCCCGATATAATTAAAAGGATTTTTGATTCTTTAAAAGAATTATTATATTGTATAGTGGAAAAAGGGGAGATACTTCCAACACTCTATACTGAAAAAGGAAATGTAGTTGATTTTTACGTTATTGACCTGAAATGTTTTTCTTCTTTTCCCAAAAAACATTTTTCAAGTTTAAATTTATGTATAGACGAATATTATTTTAAAAAAGAACAATACACAGTATTTATTGAGAAACGTCAATATCTTCAGAAGGTTATAGAACAAAACATAAAGAAGCTGAGCCAAAAATATGAGCAGAACATTCAAAAAATACAAGAGGCTGAAAATGCTGATCTCTATAGAAAGTATGGTGACCTTATTTTGGCAAACCTTTACCAGATCGGAAAAACAAATGATGATTTTGTTGAGGTTATTGATTATTACAGTGAAGATTTGTCTACTATAAAAATTCCGCTTGAAAAAGACAAAGACCTAAAACAAAACGCTGAGAGATATTATAAGCTTTACAATAAGCTCAAAAAAGCCGAGGAATATGCAAAAGCTGAAATTGCCGAAATTGAGAGAGAACTTGAGTTTCTGCAAAGTTTAGAAGCACTGCTTGAAAAGAGCCAAGAGATAGAAGACCTTTTGAGTATTGAAGAAGAGTTGGAAAAGGAAGGCTATATCAACACTCAGGCAGAAAATGCAGGTCAGCAAAAGAAAAAAGAAAATCAAAAATCAAAACCTCACCATTTTATCAGCTCAGACGGATTTGACATATATGTGGGCAGAAACAACCTGCAGAATGATTTTCTCACCCTAAGATTTGCATCAAGCCATGACATCTGGCTTCACACCCAAAAGATCCCCGGCTCTCATGTTATAATTCGAACAAACAATAAAGAAGTCCCTCAGACAACCTTGATTGAAGCTGCACTTCTTGCAAGCTACTTCAGCAAAGCCAAGCATTCAACAAAAGTGCCGGTTGACTATACATTTGTAAAGTATGTAAAAAAACCACCCAAAACCAAGCCAGGTTTTGTTATTTATGATAATTTTAAAACTATCATTGTTGATTCGCCTGAAAATATTGATAACTTTAACAAAGTTGAGTAATGGCTTCTATGTTTAACTATTGAAATAAACTAAAAATATGGACGGGAGGGATTTAAAATGCCAAAAGAAGGTAACTGCGTGGTTGCACAATCGGGTGGACCAACTGCTGTCATCAACGCATCGCTTTTGGGTGTTATTGAAGAAGCCATGAAACAGCATCCGATCCGTGCCATTTATGGTGCTAAAAATGGAATTATTGGTCTTATTGATGAGGAACTTTATGACCTCAGAATGGAAGATCCTGAAGAGCTAAAACTTTTAAAGACAACTCCATCATCTGCACTGGGCTCTTGCAGGTATCAGCTCAAGCCTTTTGAACATGATGAAAAGGACTATATTAAGATTTTCAATGTATTTGAGGCACACAACATCCGCTACTTTTTCTATATAGGCGGAAACGACTCAATGGATACAGCTGACAAATTAACACGATACGCACAAAAGATTGGGTATGACATCTGCATAATCGGAATTCCAAAGACAATCGACAACGACCTTGTGATGACAGACCATTGCCCGGGTTTTGGAAGTGCTGCAAAATACATCGCAACATCTGTGATGGAAATTGCAAGAGATGCAGTGGTGTACCCAACAAATATTGTTACTATAATCGAAGTGATGGGGAGAAACGCTGGCTGGCTTGCAGCAGCATCTGCACTGGCGTCTAAAGATATAGGGGCACCAGATTTAATATACCTTCCTGAAGTTCCATTTTCAATTGAAAAGTTTTTGGATGATGTAAGAAACATTCATAAAAAGACAGGTAAAATTACCATTGTGGTTTCAGAGGGTATAAAAGACAGGGAAGGAAAGTATATTGCTGATATGAGCCACAAGTTTGGAATAGATGCGTTTGGACATGTACAGCTTGGCGGAGCAGCATTTGTTTTAGAAAACATTATCCGTGAAGAAGTAGAAAAGAGAGTAAAATCAATTCAATTCAACGTACTGCAGCGCAGTGCTGCTCATATCATGTCTAAAACTGATGTGGAAGAAGCGTACATGGTCGGACGCATGGCAGTAAGGTATGCAGTTGAAGGTGCTTGCGGATACATGGTAGCAATAAAACGTGACAGTGACAATCCTTATTCAAGTTCGACAGAGCTTGTTGAACTGAACAAAGTTGCAAATGCAGAAAAGCTTGTTCCACTTGCGTGGATTTCACATGACGGTAACTACGTAAAAGAAGATGCTTTAAATTATATTCAACCCCTTATTGAAGGTGAAGTTGAAGTCAAG
The DNA window shown above is from Caldicellulosiruptor owensensis OL and carries:
- a CDS encoding Rqc2 family fibronectin-binding protein, which encodes MPFDGVVLSALKKELISELVDGKVERIYQPNQFEVNLYIYKLGKIKKLIISANPSLPRIYITERQKKNPEVAPNFCMILRKNLLGARLIGIYQEGLERILKIEFETKSELGDTEVKYLIFELMGRHSNIFLVDSNYKIIDAIKRLSFEDSPRPILPGVKYTLPPVLTKKNPIEVSFDEFVSFFKSSNKSPENILTDNLSGISKQFANEVILRAQVFEKSLENPDIIKRIFDSLKELLYCIVEKGEILPTLYTEKGNVVDFYVIDLKCFSSFPKKHFSSLNLCIDEYYFKKEQYTVFIEKRQYLQKVIEQNIKKLSQKYEQNIQKIQEAENADLYRKYGDLILANLYQIGKTNDDFVEVIDYYSEDLSTIKIPLEKDKDLKQNAERYYKLYNKLKKAEEYAKAEIAEIERELEFLQSLEALLEKSQEIEDLLSIEEELEKEGYINTQAENAGQQKKKENQKSKPHHFISSDGFDIYVGRNNLQNDFLTLRFASSHDIWLHTQKIPGSHVIIRTNNKEVPQTTLIEAALLASYFSKAKHSTKVPVDYTFVKYVKKPPKTKPGFVIYDNFKTIIVDSPENIDNFNKVE
- a CDS encoding 6-phosphofructokinase translates to MPKEGNCVVAQSGGPTAVINASLLGVIEEAMKQHPIRAIYGAKNGIIGLIDEELYDLRMEDPEELKLLKTTPSSALGSCRYQLKPFEHDEKDYIKIFNVFEAHNIRYFFYIGGNDSMDTADKLTRYAQKIGYDICIIGIPKTIDNDLVMTDHCPGFGSAAKYIATSVMEIARDAVVYPTNIVTIIEVMGRNAGWLAAASALASKDIGAPDLIYLPEVPFSIEKFLDDVRNIHKKTGKITIVVSEGIKDREGKYIADMSHKFGIDAFGHVQLGGAAFVLENIIREEVEKRVKSIQFNVLQRSAAHIMSKTDVEEAYMVGRMAVRYAVEGACGYMVAIKRDSDNPYSSSTELVELNKVANAEKLVPLAWISHDGNYVKEDALNYIQPLIEGEVEVKYEKGLPRYAKLRKIMVPKKVV